One genomic window of Candidatus Bathyarchaeota archaeon includes the following:
- a CDS encoding AbrB/MazE/SpoVT family DNA-binding domain-containing protein, producing MSISVETRVGRKRVIVIHKKVADAVGIREGQRVRLVAQGDRIVIEPVRDAIWLALHGRKIGRIMPEEVEEESLREQEKLSRRR from the coding sequence ATGAGTATCTCTGTGGAGACTAGGGTTGGGAGGAAGAGGGTTATCGTTATTCATAAGAAGGTTGCCGATGCCGTCGGGATACGTGAGGGGCAGAGGGTTAGGTTGGTCGCTCAAGGGGATAGGATCGTGATAGAGCCGGTCAGGGATGCCATATGGCTTGCCCTGCATGGTAGGAAGATCGGTAGGATCATGCCTGAAGAGGTCGAGGAGGAGAGTTTACGTGAGCAGGAGAAGCTTTCGAGGCGACGGTAG